One segment of Formicincola oecophyllae DNA contains the following:
- the accD gene encoding acetyl-CoA carboxylase, carboxyltransferase subunit beta — MSWLTKYVRPKLRGLLQREVPENLWTNCDSCSQMMLVRDFERNLKVCPHCGHHGRALAMERLKWTFDNGPFDVAALPEMPHDPLTFRDSKKYPDRLKAARAKSGLEEALTVATGTIGGQEAVVAVMAFEFMAGTMGAALGEGFLAACRLAITKKAPLVLFSASGGARMQEGVVSLMQMPRTTIGVQMLREAGVPYIVVLTNPTTGGVSASFAMLGDIHIAEPNALIAFAGPRVIKDTVREELPEGFQRSEYLLEHGMVDTIASRAQLPGLLAKLIGMLSPASEATPTAQRHDINDNATKSPKGKQTRVERKKRA, encoded by the coding sequence ATGAGCTGGCTAACCAAATATGTTCGTCCCAAGCTGCGCGGCCTGCTGCAGCGAGAGGTGCCTGAAAACCTGTGGACCAACTGTGATTCCTGTTCACAGATGATGCTGGTCCGTGATTTTGAGCGCAACCTCAAGGTTTGCCCCCATTGTGGCCACCATGGGCGCGCCCTTGCCATGGAAAGGCTGAAATGGACCTTCGACAATGGCCCGTTTGATGTGGCAGCGCTGCCAGAAATGCCCCATGACCCGCTAACCTTCCGTGATTCAAAGAAATACCCTGACCGCCTCAAAGCCGCACGCGCCAAAAGCGGCCTTGAAGAGGCCCTGACGGTGGCCACAGGGACCATCGGCGGCCAGGAGGCCGTGGTAGCGGTGATGGCGTTTGAGTTCATGGCGGGCACCATGGGGGCAGCGCTGGGGGAAGGCTTCCTGGCTGCCTGCCGCCTTGCCATCACCAAAAAGGCGCCCTTGGTCTTGTTCAGCGCTTCTGGTGGGGCGCGCATGCAGGAAGGGGTGGTGAGCTTGATGCAAATGCCCCGCACCACCATTGGGGTGCAGATGCTGCGTGAGGCGGGCGTGCCTTACATCGTTGTGTTGACCAACCCCACCACAGGGGGTGTTTCGGCTTCTTTCGCCATGCTGGGCGATATCCACATCGCCGAGCCCAATGCCCTGATTGCTTTTGCCGGGCCGCGCGTCATCAAAGACACCGTGCGCGAAGAACTGCCAGAAGGCTTCCAGCGCAGTGAATACCTGCTTGAACATGGCATGGTGGACACCATCGCTTCCCGCGCCCAACTGCCAGGACTGCTGGCCAAGCTTATTGGGATGCTCAGCCCTGCGTCTGAGGCAACACCAACTGCGCAGCGCCATGACATCAACGACAACGCCACAAAATCACCTAAAGGTAAGCAAACACGGGTGGAGCGGAAAAAACGCGCATGA
- a CDS encoding bifunctional folylpolyglutamate synthase/dihydrofolate synthase, producing the protein MKAPHQPPASEPGCSPLATQLLERAGRSHHQVIDLGLERLKSLLARLGHPERAMPPAIHVAGTNGKGSTTAFMRAMVEGSGLRCHVMTSPHLLRLTERFVVGNHEVGEKELDATLTEIMEASKGSPVTPFELLTAAGFMLFARHPADLCLVEVGLGGRLDATNLLRDVRASVITPISLDHQDFLGNSVAQIAAEKAGIIRKGVPVVSAAQSPAAAQAIAQAARQAGTSLWREGVDFKAILQAGHMLYQDRLALPAVIPTAGQAEWFKLSLPQPALQGTHQVQNATVAVAALRAAGVRVTPQGWRGLGKAQWPARGQILKGSLAHILPEGWRLMVDGAHNEGGAQALAALLRQEGQPGMAVHLVCGLKNTKDASGYFKPLLPLANTLQAVAEPGQHQAQAPEAIVDAAQKAWASMAGTAAPPTISQAPTIRQALKNIRAQAQSGQPGLVVLCGSLYLAAIALRLDAQPA; encoded by the coding sequence ATGAAGGCGCCCCACCAGCCGCCTGCCTCCGAACCGGGGTGCTCCCCCTTGGCAACCCAGCTTCTTGAACGCGCAGGGCGTTCCCACCACCAGGTGATCGACCTGGGCTTGGAGAGGCTGAAAAGCCTTTTGGCACGACTGGGCCACCCTGAACGTGCCATGCCGCCGGCCATCCATGTTGCTGGCACCAATGGCAAAGGCAGCACCACAGCGTTCATGCGCGCCATGGTGGAGGGTTCTGGCCTGCGTTGCCATGTCATGACCAGCCCCCATTTGCTGCGCCTGACGGAGCGTTTTGTGGTGGGCAACCATGAAGTGGGCGAGAAGGAGCTGGACGCTACGCTGACAGAAATCATGGAGGCCAGCAAAGGTTCCCCCGTGACCCCGTTTGAATTGCTGACGGCTGCGGGCTTTATGCTTTTCGCCCGTCACCCAGCTGATCTGTGCCTGGTAGAAGTGGGGCTGGGGGGACGGCTGGACGCCACCAACCTCCTCAGGGATGTTCGTGCCAGCGTCATCACGCCTATCAGCCTGGACCACCAGGACTTTCTGGGGAACAGCGTTGCGCAGATCGCTGCTGAGAAGGCCGGCATCATTAGGAAGGGCGTGCCTGTTGTTAGCGCTGCCCAAAGCCCGGCTGCAGCACAGGCCATCGCCCAGGCTGCGCGCCAGGCGGGGACCAGCCTTTGGCGCGAAGGGGTGGATTTCAAAGCCATCCTGCAGGCAGGGCACATGTTGTACCAAGACCGCCTGGCTTTGCCAGCAGTCATCCCCACCGCTGGACAAGCTGAATGGTTCAAGCTTTCACTGCCCCAGCCAGCGCTGCAGGGAACGCACCAAGTGCAGAACGCCACTGTGGCCGTAGCAGCGTTGCGCGCAGCAGGGGTCAGGGTGACGCCCCAAGGCTGGAGGGGGCTTGGCAAAGCCCAATGGCCTGCGCGTGGCCAAATCCTGAAGGGCAGCCTTGCGCACATCCTGCCTGAAGGCTGGCGCTTGATGGTTGATGGGGCTCACAATGAAGGTGGTGCGCAAGCCTTAGCCGCCCTCCTGCGGCAGGAAGGGCAGCCTGGCATGGCTGTGCACTTGGTGTGCGGGCTGAAAAACACTAAGGATGCCAGCGGTTATTTCAAGCCCTTGCTGCCTTTGGCCAACACCCTGCAGGCTGTGGCAGAACCTGGGCAGCACCAAGCCCAAGCGCCAGAAGCCATTGTGGACGCCGCCCAAAAGGCCTGGGCCAGCATGGCGGGCACGGCAGCGCCGCCCACTATCAGCCAGGCGCCCACTATACGCCAAGCGCTGAAGAACATCCGCGCGCAGGCCCAATCTGGCCAACCTGGGCTAGTGGTGTTGTGTGGAAGCCTTTACCTGGCTGCCATCGCCCTGCGCTTGGACGCCCAGCCTGCCTGA
- a CDS encoding replicative DNA helicase has protein sequence MSEPTIPTTTDQATAHAEEAPGQALLLRSPPANLDAEKALLGAILTNNRAYEHVADFLEPHHFADITHQQLFQIIGGRIAKSGLANAITLKGELEHSNVLENVGGLDYLKTLMKSMVGIINAREYGIVIHDCWVRRQLIEIGETVVNDAYSSDSDFNGSNQIETAEQKLFDLASDRNQQASGFTSFENALADALEVAELAFKRTSDIVGLSSGLRDFDLKTGGLHPSDLLILAGRPAMGKTALATKIAFSAAQSLMREAEEESERQGRRINPKGMVAIFSLEMSASQLATRILSEQSEVSGERIRRGDVGTREFDRFIRVSRELQRLPLYIDDTPAITMAAMRTRCRRLKRTKGLALVVVDYLQLMKAGSGRSDNRVLEISMITQGLKALAKEMEVPVIALSQLSRQVESREDKRPMLSDLRESGSIEQDADAVMFVYRDEYYLQQRQPKENNFEDNGKYIDALQEWQRKMELVHNQADLILEKQRHGPTGTIKLKFEGEFTRFSDYDGPDE, from the coding sequence ATGTCTGAGCCAACCATCCCCACCACCACTGACCAGGCCACAGCCCACGCTGAAGAAGCCCCAGGGCAGGCACTCCTGCTGCGCAGCCCGCCAGCCAACCTGGATGCGGAAAAAGCGCTTCTGGGTGCTATCCTGACCAACAACCGCGCTTATGAGCATGTGGCTGACTTCCTGGAGCCGCACCATTTCGCTGACATCACCCACCAGCAGCTTTTCCAAATCATTGGCGGGCGCATCGCCAAAAGCGGCCTGGCCAACGCCATCACCCTCAAAGGGGAGTTGGAACACAGCAACGTGCTGGAGAATGTCGGTGGGCTGGATTACCTCAAGACTTTGATGAAATCCATGGTAGGCATCATCAACGCCCGCGAGTACGGCATCGTCATCCATGATTGCTGGGTTCGCCGGCAGCTGATTGAAATTGGCGAGACAGTCGTCAATGACGCTTACAGTTCCGACAGCGACTTCAACGGGTCCAACCAGATTGAGACCGCTGAGCAAAAGCTATTCGACCTGGCCTCTGACCGCAACCAACAAGCCAGCGGCTTCACCTCCTTTGAGAACGCCCTTGCCGATGCTCTGGAAGTGGCTGAACTGGCTTTCAAGCGCACAAGCGACATTGTGGGCCTGTCCTCAGGGTTGCGCGATTTCGACCTCAAAACTGGCGGCCTTCACCCTTCAGACCTTCTCATCCTGGCGGGGCGCCCTGCCATGGGCAAAACAGCCTTAGCCACCAAAATCGCCTTTTCTGCAGCCCAATCGCTGATGCGGGAAGCGGAGGAGGAATCAGAACGCCAAGGCAGGCGCATCAACCCCAAGGGCATGGTGGCGATCTTCTCGCTGGAAATGTCCGCCTCCCAATTGGCCACCCGCATCCTCTCCGAGCAGTCAGAGGTCTCTGGGGAGCGCATCAGGCGTGGTGATGTTGGCACGCGTGAATTTGACCGTTTCATCAGGGTCTCGCGGGAGCTGCAGCGCTTGCCTCTTTACATTGACGACACGCCGGCCATCACCATGGCGGCCATGCGCACGCGCTGCCGCCGCCTAAAGCGCACCAAGGGCCTGGCATTGGTGGTTGTGGACTATCTGCAGCTCATGAAGGCTGGCAGCGGGCGCAGCGACAACCGCGTTCTGGAAATCTCCATGATCACCCAGGGCCTCAAAGCGCTGGCCAAGGAGATGGAAGTGCCCGTCATCGCCCTTTCCCAGCTTTCCCGCCAGGTTGAATCACGCGAAGACAAACGCCCCATGCTTTCCGACCTGCGCGAGTCAGGTTCCATTGAGCAAGACGCTGACGCTGTGATGTTCGTCTACCGCGATGAATATTACCTCCAGCAGCGCCAACCCAAAGAGAACAATTTCGAAGACAACGGCAAATACATTGATGCTCTGCAGGAGTGGCAGCGCAAAATGGAACTTGTCCACAACCAGGCCGACCTCATCCTGGAAAAGCAGCGCCATGGCCCCACAGGCACCATCAAGCTCAAGTTCGAGGGCGAGTTCACCCGCTTTAGCGATTATGACGGCCCTGACGAATGA
- a CDS encoding tetratricopeptide repeat protein, with protein MPTTDAQDDYNQAMDHVEGRFGEPDLATAATLMAKAAAKGYAQAQYQLGVWHDHGIGVPQNDSQARHWYEQAALQGDAAAQCNLGVIHALGQGVPQDDAKAAFWYEKAALQGDPQGEYNLGYIYQYSDTVPQDLAKAHHWYSKAAAQEEPDALWRLGEMHMQGEGAPRDPQKAADYFRRAAALGQRDGQFYLGHDYLTGHLVEADKAKARFWLEKAAQQEEGRAQYHLGLLLLPAQPFRPCAFERTVAGVAPLPETAPTAALLEAIHWLKAAAAQGHVPAQNKLRQLRSMRHSANDNYPSGKGLERESE; from the coding sequence GTGCCCACCACAGATGCCCAAGATGATTACAACCAGGCCATGGACCATGTGGAAGGGCGTTTTGGTGAACCTGACCTGGCTACGGCAGCAACCCTCATGGCCAAAGCGGCTGCCAAAGGCTATGCCCAGGCCCAGTACCAGCTTGGTGTGTGGCATGACCACGGCATTGGCGTGCCGCAAAACGACAGCCAGGCGCGCCATTGGTACGAGCAGGCGGCCCTGCAAGGGGATGCCGCAGCCCAGTGCAACCTGGGGGTGATCCATGCCCTTGGGCAAGGGGTGCCGCAAGATGATGCCAAGGCGGCTTTCTGGTACGAGAAGGCCGCCCTGCAAGGTGACCCCCAGGGTGAGTACAATTTAGGCTACATTTATCAATACAGCGACACGGTGCCGCAGGATTTGGCCAAGGCCCACCATTGGTACAGCAAAGCCGCAGCCCAGGAGGAGCCTGATGCCTTGTGGCGCCTGGGGGAGATGCACATGCAGGGTGAAGGTGCGCCCCGCGACCCCCAGAAAGCGGCAGATTATTTCCGCCGCGCTGCAGCCCTGGGCCAGCGTGACGGGCAGTTCTACCTGGGCCATGATTACCTGACAGGCCATTTGGTGGAGGCCGACAAGGCCAAGGCGCGCTTCTGGCTTGAAAAAGCCGCCCAGCAAGAGGAGGGACGCGCCCAATACCATCTGGGCCTTTTATTGCTGCCAGCCCAACCATTTAGGCCATGCGCTTTTGAACGCACAGTGGCTGGGGTGGCGCCCCTGCCAGAAACGGCCCCCACCGCCGCTTTGCTGGAGGCAATTCACTGGTTGAAAGCGGCAGCGGCGCAAGGTCACGTGCCTGCCCAAAACAAGCTCCGCCAGCTACGCAGCATGCGCCACAGCGCCAATGACAACTATCCTTCAGGAAAGGGGTTGGAGAGGGAAAGCGAATGA